Proteins encoded by one window of Actinocorallia herbida:
- a CDS encoding aldehyde dehydrogenase family protein, which produces MRLAVRKTYKLFIGGAFPRSESGRSFVVNDARGEFLAHAAHASRKDVRDAVVAARKAADGWAARTGYNRGQILYRIAEMLEGRRAQFVEELRAGGLAREAAEAEVDAAVDRWVWYAGWTDKIAAVAGGTNPVAGPFLNVSAPVPTGVVGVLAPRDAPLLGLVSVLAPVIATGSTAVVVADAPLPAVTFAEVLATSDLPGGVVNILTGVREELAPWLAGHMDVNAIDLAGASPELAADCERAAAGNLKRVLRPAEEDWTADPGTRRMTAVLETRTVWHPLGV; this is translated from the coding sequence ATGCGGCTGGCAGTGCGCAAGACCTACAAGCTGTTCATCGGCGGGGCCTTCCCGCGATCGGAGTCCGGCAGGTCCTTCGTGGTGAACGACGCGCGCGGGGAGTTCCTCGCCCATGCCGCGCACGCCTCGCGCAAGGACGTCCGCGACGCCGTCGTGGCGGCCCGCAAGGCGGCCGACGGCTGGGCGGCCCGCACGGGCTACAACCGCGGCCAGATCCTCTACCGGATCGCCGAGATGCTGGAGGGCAGGCGCGCCCAGTTCGTCGAGGAGCTGCGCGCGGGCGGCCTGGCGCGTGAGGCCGCGGAGGCAGAGGTGGACGCCGCGGTGGACCGCTGGGTCTGGTACGCGGGCTGGACCGACAAGATCGCGGCGGTCGCCGGCGGGACGAACCCGGTCGCCGGGCCGTTCCTCAACGTCTCCGCGCCGGTGCCCACGGGCGTCGTCGGGGTGCTCGCGCCGCGGGACGCGCCGCTGCTCGGCCTGGTGTCGGTGCTCGCGCCCGTCATCGCGACGGGCAGCACCGCGGTGGTCGTCGCCGACGCGCCGCTCCCGGCCGTCACGTTCGCCGAGGTGCTGGCGACCTCCGACCTGCCGGGCGGTGTCGTCAACATCCTGACCGGCGTGCGCGAGGAACTGGCGCCGTGGCTGGCCGGGCACATGGACGTCAACGCGATCGACCTCGCGGGCGCGTCCCCGGAACTCGCCGCCGACTGCGAGCGCGCCGCCGCGGGCAACCTCAAGCGCGTCCTGCGCCCCGCCGAGGAGGACTGGACCGCCGATCCCGGTACCCGCCGCATGACCGCGGTCCTGGAGACGCGCACGGTCTGGCACCCGCTGGGCGTCTGA
- a CDS encoding aldehyde dehydrogenase family protein, whose product MTFADGYAPAPESTSVVDLRADYGLFIDGAFTAAKETFETVNPATEEVLAEVALAGAEDVDRAVAAARTAFENVWGPMPGAERAKYLFRIARLIQERSRELAVLESLDNGKPIRETRDFDLPQVAAHFFYHAGWADKLEHAGYGTTPLGVAAQVIPWNFPLLMLAWKIAPALACGNTVVLKPAETTPLTALAFAEICRQAELPPGVVNIVTGAGETGRLLVEHPGVDKVAFTGSTAVGKSIARSVAGTSKRLGLELGGKGANIVFDDAPLDEAVEGIVNAIFFNQGHVCCAGSRLLAQESVAEELLARLRARMATLVVGDPLDKNTDVGAINSAAQLARIRELVDAGTAEGAEVWAPSCDLPERGFWFAPTVFTEVAASHRIAREEIFGPVLSVLTFRTPAEAVEKANNTPYGLSAGIWTEKGSRILAVADKLRAGVVWANTFNQFDPASPFGGFKESGHGREGGRQGLEAYLAQS is encoded by the coding sequence ATGACCTTCGCCGACGGCTACGCGCCCGCGCCCGAGTCGACCTCCGTGGTGGACCTGCGCGCGGACTACGGCCTGTTCATCGACGGCGCGTTCACCGCCGCCAAGGAGACCTTCGAGACGGTCAACCCGGCCACCGAGGAGGTGCTCGCCGAGGTGGCCCTGGCCGGGGCCGAGGACGTCGACCGGGCCGTCGCCGCCGCCCGGACCGCCTTCGAGAACGTCTGGGGGCCGATGCCGGGGGCCGAACGGGCCAAGTACCTGTTCCGGATCGCCCGGCTGATCCAGGAGCGCTCGCGCGAACTCGCCGTCCTGGAGTCGCTCGACAACGGCAAGCCCATCCGGGAGACCCGCGACTTCGACCTTCCGCAGGTCGCGGCGCACTTCTTCTACCACGCGGGCTGGGCCGACAAGCTGGAGCACGCCGGGTACGGCACCACCCCGCTGGGCGTCGCCGCGCAGGTCATCCCGTGGAACTTCCCGCTGCTCATGCTGGCCTGGAAGATCGCCCCGGCGCTGGCGTGCGGCAACACCGTGGTGCTCAAGCCCGCCGAGACGACCCCGCTGACCGCCCTGGCCTTCGCGGAGATCTGCCGCCAGGCCGAGCTGCCCCCGGGCGTCGTCAACATCGTGACGGGCGCGGGGGAGACGGGCCGGCTGCTCGTGGAGCACCCGGGCGTCGACAAGGTCGCCTTCACCGGGTCCACCGCGGTCGGCAAGAGCATCGCCAGGTCGGTCGCGGGCACGTCCAAGCGGCTCGGCCTGGAGCTGGGCGGCAAGGGCGCCAACATCGTCTTCGACGACGCCCCGCTGGACGAGGCGGTCGAGGGGATCGTCAACGCGATCTTCTTCAACCAGGGGCACGTGTGCTGCGCCGGGTCGCGGCTGCTGGCGCAGGAGTCGGTGGCCGAGGAGCTGCTGGCCCGGCTGCGCGCCAGGATGGCGACGCTGGTCGTCGGCGACCCCCTGGACAAGAACACCGACGTCGGCGCGATCAACTCCGCCGCGCAGCTCGCCCGCATCCGGGAGCTGGTCGACGCGGGCACCGCCGAGGGCGCCGAGGTGTGGGCGCCCTCGTGCGACCTGCCCGAGCGCGGCTTCTGGTTCGCCCCGACGGTCTTCACCGAGGTCGCGGCGAGCCACCGGATCGCCCGCGAGGAGATCTTCGGGCCCGTCCTGTCGGTGCTGACGTTCCGTACCCCCGCCGAGGCCGTCGAGAAGGCCAACAACACCCCCTACGGGCTGTCCGCGGGCATCTGGACGGAGAAGGGCTCCCGGATCCTCGCGGTGGCCGACAAGCTCCGTGCGGGCGTCGTGTGGGCCAACACGTTCAACCAGTTCGACCCGGCGTCGCCGTTCGGCGGGTTCAAGGAGTCCGGTCACGGGCGCGAGGGCGGTAGGCAGGGGCTGGAGGCCTACCTTGCCCAGAGTTGA
- the deoC gene encoding deoxyribose-phosphate aldolase, giving the protein MTSTTELRRVLYGLPGVDEFGARARAARLATRSVKNESKAAAIDLAISMVDLTTLEGADTPGKVRALCGKAVHTAPGAPTVGAVCVYPDLVKVAVEALADTGVGIASVATAFPSGRAPLAVKLADTRQAVLDGATEIDMVIDRGAYLAGDYAKVFDEITAVKDACGDAHLKVILETGELATYDNVRRASWLAMLAGADFIKTSTGKIQPAATAPVVLVMLEAVRDFAAERGRIVGVKPAGGIRTTKDALKMLVQVREVAGPRWLDPALFRIGASSLLNDLLMQREKLATGVYSGPDYFSLD; this is encoded by the coding sequence GTGACGAGTACCACAGAGCTTCGGCGGGTCCTGTACGGGCTGCCGGGAGTCGACGAGTTCGGGGCGCGGGCGCGCGCCGCGCGGTTGGCCACCCGGTCGGTCAAGAACGAGTCGAAGGCCGCGGCGATCGACCTGGCGATCTCCATGGTCGACCTGACCACCCTGGAGGGCGCCGACACCCCCGGCAAGGTCAGGGCGCTGTGCGGGAAGGCCGTGCACACGGCGCCCGGCGCGCCGACCGTCGGGGCCGTCTGCGTCTACCCCGACCTGGTGAAGGTCGCGGTCGAGGCGCTCGCGGACACCGGCGTCGGCATCGCCTCGGTCGCGACCGCGTTCCCGTCCGGCCGGGCGCCGCTCGCGGTGAAGCTCGCCGACACCCGGCAGGCCGTCCTGGACGGCGCCACCGAGATCGACATGGTGATCGACCGGGGCGCCTACCTCGCGGGCGACTACGCGAAGGTCTTCGACGAGATCACCGCGGTGAAGGACGCGTGCGGCGACGCCCATCTCAAGGTCATCCTGGAGACGGGCGAACTGGCCACCTACGACAACGTGCGCAGGGCGTCCTGGCTGGCGATGCTCGCGGGGGCCGACTTCATCAAGACCTCCACCGGCAAGATCCAGCCCGCGGCGACCGCGCCCGTCGTGCTGGTGATGCTGGAGGCGGTCCGGGACTTCGCCGCCGAGCGCGGCAGGATCGTCGGGGTGAAGCCCGCGGGCGGCATCCGCACCACCAAGGACGCGCTCAAGATGCTCGTCCAGGTGCGCGAGGTCGCCGGGCCGCGCTGGCTCGACCCCGCCCTGTTCCGGATCGGCGCGTCGAGCCTGCTCAACGACCTGCTCATGCAGCGGGAGAAGCTCGCCACCGGCGTCTACTCCGGCCCCGACTACTTCTCCCTGGACTGA